A stretch of Mus musculus strain C57BL/6J chromosome 19, GRCm38.p6 C57BL/6J DNA encodes these proteins:
- the Lcor gene encoding ligand-dependent corepressor isoform 1 (isoform 1 is encoded by transcript variant 1), which translates to MQRMIQQFAAEYTSKTSSTQDPSQPNSTKNQSLPKASPVTTSPTAATTQNPVLSKLLMADQDSPLDLTVRKSQSEPSEQDGVLDLSTKKSPCASSTSLSHSPGCSSTQGNGEESAEAPVADPNRQSKSPLEKFMVKLCNHHQKQFIRVLSDLYTESQPGSEALQPLDSTVMDVSACDSGCAQLSGRENEKDDCLEESSPASVKLFLDSSGSPSSLNVTEETMKEPPPETDSVDGRDSAASSSAVQKGSSEPPDAQHNPTGSADSSTMGCLGTLDAFSSNSPHSAKSLEGQTTGQEQDTDMKPCEDAEDSAPAPVQSLAAVEEVAENTEEGGSCIVSQRNSFKALSEETWDSGFMGNSSSTADKENALQSSSKSSFHQDLETDEQDARPKQENHLHSLGRNKVGFQTYPRDKGHFDHSRGGWLAPSPTPTVHRASNGHSQTKMMSASIKTARKSKRASGLRINDYDNQCDVVYISQPITECHFENQRSILSSRKTARKSTRGYFFNGDCCELPTVRTLARNLCSQDKGSCSQVASEAVMTPKQTLTVPTSKHTVGVQLPTVGAQLPTTDVQPPTAGTQLPTADVQSPTVGAQLPTADVQSPTVGAQLPTADVQPPTVDVQLPTADVQPPTGGVQLPTADVQPPTVGAQLPRVDVQLSSVGTQLPTADVQPPTVGAQLPAADVQLPTVDVQISTVDTQLSTVGEQPLEDICDDPRKERTSLEGGDEDTSSAKKHQEAEVCLSLREQDPSSSPRPGETTTSSPACLLPTLLPNDNMSEVPEGSIVVSPPTESVLSFQEQDQPPASQLGPEEMQAQECHLVPTAGSTPFTSREDSEDLLCRPQSSPKTSIREESSPCSEDEGSTVALDPPLGLELSEHDQSTSTEAETRDIPGETLLLDDSLPLLESSIVTDENPSEMEEGEATSGTGHLEAHDNDTKYSAENDPSEPNSDSPEENVDKKKKARKFPEASDRCLRSQLGDPSSSDRYPGSQGLDSSAACSEIKVSKNPAVKHSKREGDSGRVTSEGPVIDSIHPDNLEDPEDSGVSEHSSDEETKQETEGVGVITRQTVKNMLAKEIKREEGGTYPNSDPATVGQPLPGDNLETHVWSKIDERDAHVPSESIPCKRDPEQVKENPGHLAIQDTEAAAMSEVDPEDTHHKDDAGLAPCSSSGISASHSDGADGPPKSVTRPKRLPSSTYNLRHAHCSNALDTAKMTSEKQGTQVNPAAKEGGASESAEPLDEEDEDSVVEEQPKFIGWCAEEENQELIASFNAHYLRVQKGWIQLEKEAQPTARARSKSDKLKEIWKSKKRARKCRGSLEVQKFSPVQMLFMTNFKLSNICKWFLETTETRSLVIVKKLNTRLPGDIPLVKHPLQKFPPSTMYPSSLQAERLKKHLKKFPGAIPARNNWKTQKLWAKLRENPDLIESEDGSDISFGPSSEDSVEEVREGRHSHPPTNLPTPASTRILRKYSNIRGKLRAQRLDSSLCGASEMKQGRKSVCINPLMSPKLALQVGADGFPVNPKRAERSKGRRGKQMPETLLKVEGQNKRKRAEGSGTQDGKDKGPATKVSRGLSAKKLAAKDRANQLSKKMTLKANKVRVCRKGPGRSCLSSRKEKENANRRPGHPAAASEALTKPSKQRGAREASSKPPKVRRRNRKLSSGRGHARPLAKSPENRTAPRKRKLKAKLDSSQGKRRRLEAK; encoded by the coding sequence AGAGGAGTCAGCAGAGGCACCCGTAGCTGATCCTAACCGTCAATCAAAGTCTCCACTGGAGAAGTTTATGGTCAAGTTGTGCAATCATCATCAGAAGCAATTCATCCGCGTCCTGAGTGACCTGTACACCGAGTCCCAGCCAGGTTCTGAGGCCCTGCAGCCTCTGGATTCCACCGTGATGGACGTCTCCGCTTGCGATTCGGGCTGTGCCCAGCTGAGCGGCAGAGAGAATGAAAAGGATGATTGTCTCGAGGAGagttctcctgcctctgtaaAGTTGTTCTTAGACTCATCCGGTTCTCCTagctccctgaatgtgactgaaGAAACCATGAAGGAACCACCTCCTGAGACAGACTCTGTAGATGGGAGAGACAGTGCCGCGAGCTCGAGCGCTGTCCAGAAAGGTTCCTCTGAACCTCCAGACGCTCAGCATAACCCCACAGGTTCTGCAGACAGTTCCACCATGGGATGCCTCGGTACACTGGACGCTTTCTCTTCTAACTCTCCCCACAGTGCTAAAAGCTTAGAGGGGCAAACCACTGGCCAGGAGCAAGACACAGACATGAAACCCTGTGAGGATGCTGAAGACAGTGCCCCAGCGCCAGTCCAAAGTCTGGCTGCAGTGGAAGAGGTGGCTGAGAATACTGAAGAGGGTGGTAGCTGTATTGTGTCTCAAAGAAACTCATTCAAAGCTTTATCAGAAGAGACGTGGGACTCAGGGTTTATGGGAAACTCATCTAGTACTGCAGACAAAGAGAATGCTTTACAGTCTAGCTCAAAATCATCCTTCCACCAGGATTTAGAGACAGATGAGCAAGATGCAAGGCCAAAGCAAGAGAACCATCTTCATTCATTAGGTAGAAACAAGGTAGGTTTCCAGACATATCCCAGAGACAAGGGCCATTTTGATCATTCCAGAGGTGGTTGGTTAGCTCCCAGCCCCACGCCAACTGTACACAGAGCATCCAATGGTCACTCACAAACCAAGATGATGTCAGCCTCCATCAAGACTGCTCGGAAAAGTAAGAGGGCATCAGGGTTGAGGATAAACGATTATGACAACCAGTGTGATGTTGTTTATATCAGCCAACCAATAACAGAATGCCACTTTGAGAATCAAAGATCCATACTGTCTTCTCGGAAAACAGCCCGAAAGAGTACCCGGGGATATTTCTTCAATGGTGACTGCTGTGAGCTGCCAACTGTTCGCACACTGGCCAGAAATTTATGCTCCCAAGACAAAGGAAGCTGCTCACAAGTAGCATCAGAGGCAGTGATGACTCCCAAGCAGACTCTTACAGTTCCCACCTcaaagcacacagtaggtgtgcaGCTTCCCACAGTAGGTGCACAACTTCCTACAACAGATGTACAGCCTCCCACAGCAGGTACACAACTTCCTACAGCAGATGTGCAGTCCCCCACAGTAGGTGCACAACTTCCTACAGCAGATGTGCAGTCCCCCACAGTAGGTGCACAACTTCCTACAGCAGATGTGCAGCCTCCCACAGTAGATGTACAACTTCCTACAGCAGATGTGCAGCCTCCCACAGGAGGTGTACAACTTCCTACAGCAGATGTGCAGCCTCCCACAGTAGGTGCACAACTTCCTAGAGTAGATGTCCAGCTTTCCTCAGTAGGTACACAACTTCCTACAGCAGATGTGCAGCCTCCCACAGTAGGTGCACAACTTCCTGCAGCGGATGTACAACTTCCCACAGTGGATGTGCAGATTTCCACAGTTGATACGCAGCTTTCCACAGTAGGTGAGCAGCCTCTAGAAGATATCTGTGACGATCCTAGGAAAGAGAGAACCTCCCTTGAGGGAGGGGACGAAGACACATCCTCAGCGAAAaagcatcaggaggcagaggtttgCCTCAGCTTGAGGGAACAGGATCCTAGTAGCTCCCCTAGGCCGGGAGAGACCACAACCTCTAGCCCAGCATGCCTCCTGCCTACTCTCCTCCCTAATGACAATATGTCTGAGGTGCCAGAAGGCAGCATTGTGGTCTCACCTCCCACAGAAAGTGTACTGTCTTTCCAGGAGCAAGACCAGCCACCAGCCTCTCAGCTAGGTCCAgaggaaatgcaggcacaggaGTGCCACTTGGTTCCGACAGCTGGAAGCACCCCCTTTACCTCCCGAGAGGACAGTGAAGACCTCCTCTGTAGACCTCAGTCTTCTCCTAAAACATCCATCAGAGAGGAGAGCTCTCCATGCTCGGAAGATGAAGGTTCCACTGTGGCTTTAGATCCCCCCCTGGGCCTAGAACTGTCTGAACATGACCAAAGCACCAGCACTGAGGCGGAGACCAGAGACATCCCCGGGGAGACACTGTTGCTAGATGACTCCCTGCCCCTCCTGGAGAGCAGCATTGTCACTGATGAGAACCCAAGCGAGATGGAAGAAGGTGAGGCCACAAGTGGAACAGGACACCTGGAGGCGCATGACAATGATACAAAATACTCAGCAGAAAATGATCCCAGTGAGCCAAACTCCGACTCACCTGAAGAGAATGTGGATAAGAAGAAAAAGGCTAGAAAGTTCCCCGAGGCCTCTGATAGGTGCCTAAGAAGTCAGCTTGGAGATCCTTCCTCTTCTGACAGGTACCCAGGAAGCCAGGGTTTGGATTCATCCGCTGCTTGCTCTGAAATCAAGGTTTCTAAAAATCCTGCTGTAAAGCATTCTAAAAGAGAAGGGGACTCTGGTAGGGTGACATCCGAGGGACCAGTGATTGACAGCATCCATCCAGACAATCTGGAAGACCCTGAAGACTCTGGTGTTAGTGAGCATTCCTCTGATGAAGAGACCAAGCAGGAGACTGAAGGAGTTGGTGTCATTACAAGGCAGACTGTTAAAAATATGCTGGCAAAGGAAAttaaaagggaagagggagggacttACCCAAACAGTGACCCAGCCACTGTTGGCCAGCCATTGCCTGGGGACAATCTGGAAACCCATGTCTGGTCCAAGATAGATGAGAGAGATGCCCATGTGCCCTCAGAAAGCATTCCTTGCAAGAGGGATCCAGAGCAGGTAAAAGAGAACCCGGGACACCTTGCCATACAGGACACAGAGGCTGCCGCTATGAGTGAGGTAGACCCTGAGGATACCCACCATAAAGATGATGCTGGCCTCGCTCCATGTAGCTCATCTGGGATATCAGCCAGTCATAGTGACGGTGCTGATGGGCCACCAAAATCAGTAACAAGGCCTAAGAGACTGCCTTCTTCTACCTACAACCTGAGACATGCTCATTGTTCGAATGCCTTGGACACTGCAAAAATGACTTCAGAAAAGCAAGGCACACAGGTAAACCCAGCAGCCAAGGAAGGCGGAGCTTCCGAGAGTGCAGAGCCCTTAGATGAGGAAGATGAGGACTCGGTGGTGGAGGAGCAGCCCAAGTTCATAGGATGGTGTGCAGAGGAGGAGAACCAGGAGCTGATCGCCAGCTTCAACGCCCACTACCTGCGGGTCCAGAAGGGCTGGATCCAGTTGGAGAAGGAAGCTCAGCCAACGGCAAGAGCAAGGAGCAAGTCTGACAAGCTGAAGGAGATTTGGAAGAGCAAGAAGCGGGCACGGAAGTGTAGGGGGTCGTTGGAGGTGCAAAAGTTTTCTCCCGTTCAGATGCTGTTTATGACCAACTTTAAGCTGTCTAACATCTGTAAGTGGTTCTTAGAGACAACAGAAACTCGATCTCTGGTCATTGTGAAGAAACTCAATACTCGTCTTCCAGGAGACATCCCCCTTGTTAAACACCCTCTTCAGAAGtttcctccttccaccatgtaccCTAGTTCACTACAGGCAGAACGCTtgaaaaaacatttaaagaaattccCTGGAGCCATTCCTGCTAGGAATAATTGGAAGACACAGAAGCTATGGGCTAAACTACGAGAGAATCCTGACCTGATAGAGTCAGAGGATGGCAGTGACATCAGCTTTGGCCCTAGCAGTGAAGACAGCGTGGAGGAAGTCAGGGAAGGCAGACATAGCCATCCTCCCACCAACTTGCCTACTCCAGCCAGCACCCGGATCCTTAGAAAGTATTCCAATATTCGAGGAAAGCTCAGAGCACAGCGCCTGGACAGCTCACTGTGTGGGGCTTCTGAAATGAAGCAGGGCCGCAAGAGCGTGTGCATTAACCCGCTCATGTCCCCAAAGCTCGCCCTCCAGGTGGGTGCAGATGGGTTTCCCGTCAACCCCAAGAGGGCTGAAAGAAGcaaggggagaagagggaagcaGATGCCGGAAACTTTGCTTAAAGTGGAAGGTCAGAACAAGCGCAAGAGAGCAGAAGGCTCTGGTACTCAAGATGGTAAGGACAAGGGGCCGGCAACAAAAGTCAGCAGAGGCCTTTCTGCCAAGAAGCTAGCTGCAAAGGACAGAGCCAACCAACTCTCCAAGAAGATGACCTTGAAAGCGAATAAAGTGAGAGTCTGTAGAAAGGGTCCTGGAAGGAGCTGCCTGTCatccaggaaagaaaaagagaatgccAACAGAAGACCTGGCCATCCTGCGGCAGCCTCCGAAGCGCTGACAAAGCCTTCAAAACAAAGGGGCGCAAGAGAAGCCTCTTCAAAGCCCCCAAAAGTGAGGAGGAGAAACCGGAAGCTGAGCAGTGGTAGGGGCCATGCCAGACCCTTAGCAAAAAGCCCAGAGAACCGGACTGccccaagaaaaagaaagctcaAGGCCAAACTGGACTCTTCCCAGGGCAAACGGAGGCGGTTAGAAGCCAAGTGA